DNA from Oncorhynchus clarkii lewisi isolate Uvic-CL-2024 unplaced genomic scaffold, UVic_Ocla_1.0 unplaced_contig_333_pilon_pilon, whole genome shotgun sequence:
TGGAGAACAGTCTGGTGGTTACGTTCGCTCTAGCCTGCCTGCACGCTTGCCTCAACCCAGTGCTCCATCTCGGACTGTGTAGAAACTTCCGGCGACTGGAAATGGTGAGGTGTGTTGAGGGGGTGCAGAACGATCCGAAACTCTCACTATGGGATTCAGGTGTGGTTGAAGACTCACCTGACCAAGCAGAGGAGATGGGGACGTTGAACCCAATGACAACCATGGGACAGGTACAGTCCACCCAGAGCTGATGGGTAGGAAGAGGATCCTAATGACTAATATAGTATGTCTTCCTGCCTTGAGGGGAAGTTGTATGGGTCATGGGTCTGGGGACTGGTGGGTGACCGTAACCTGGGTCATGAGAGAAAGACATGCATAGTAGAAAGCCCCTTATGAGGACTGCTTTCTTTGAATTGCACTTTAATGGATAACGCTCACACTAAATGTATATTCGTATAAAGTCAGTGGGTTGTCTGATCTTCACGTTTTGTTTTACCTATCGATGTCGTCTGGCTCTGTAGAATCTGTTGGAAAGATTCATGCATTAATTATTCAAACCTACAAACTtttatttggctctatactccagcattttggatttgaaatcaaatgttttgtATTAGGCGATGGTACAtcatgtcaccttttatttgagggtgtTTTCATACGTTTCTGTTTTTGTAAcggttctcctcctccttttctgaggagtagcgagaaggatcggaggaccaatgcgcagcgtggtaagtgtccataatgttttttaataaagacaatagaACACTCGAACAGAACAACAAACGATGACGTGAATATacaaaaccgaaaacagtaccgtgtggaccaaacactcacacggaaaacaaacacacccaaaagtgaaacccaggctacctaagtatgattctcaatcagggacaacgactgacagctgcctctgattgagaaccatgctaggccgaacacagacatcccaaattatagaaacagcaaggagtcatcatgtcaggtagtcctggggcatggtcctagggctcaggtcctccgagagagagaaagagagaaggagagaattagagaacgcacacttagattcacacaggacaccgaataggacaggagaagtactccagatataacaaactgaccctagccccccgacacataaactactgcagcataaatactggaggctgagacaggaggggtcaggagacactgtggcccactccgaggacacccccggacagggccaaacaggaaggatataaccccacccactttgccaaagcacagcccccacaccactagagggatatcttcaaccaccaacttaccatcctgagacaaggctgagtatagcccacaaagacctccgccacggcacaacttaaggggggggggggggggcgccaacccagacaggatgaccacatcagtgactcaacccactcaggtgacgcaccccctccagggacggcatgacagagccccagtaaagccagtgactcagcccctgtaatagggttagaggcagagaatccaagtggaaagaggggaaccggccaggcagagacagcaagggtggttcgttgctccagagcctttccgttcaccctcccactcctgggccagactacactcaatcatatgacccactgaagagatgagtcttcagtagagacttaaaggttgagaccgagtttgcgtctctgacatgggtaggcagaccgttccataaaaatggagctctataggagaaagccctgcctccagctgtttgcttaaaaattctagggacaattaggaggcctgcgtcttgtgaccgtagcgtatgtgtaggtatgtacggcaggaccaaatcagagagatagataggagcaagcccatgtaatgctttgtaggttagcagtaaaaccttgaaatcagcccttgctttgacaggaagccagtgtagagaggctagcactggagtaatatgatcaaattttttggttctagtcaggattctagcagccgtatttagcactaactgaagtttatttagtgctttatccgggtagccggaaagtagagcattgcagtagtctaacctggaagtgacaaaagcatggattaatttttctgcatcatttttggacagaaagttcctgatttttgcaatgttacgtagatggaaaaaagctgtccttgaaatggtcttgatatgttcttcaaaagagagatcagggtccagagtaacgccgaggtccttcacagttttatttgagacgactgtacaaccattaagattaattgtcagattcaacagaagatctctttgtttcttgggacctagaacaagcatctctgttttgtccgagtttaaaagtagaaagtttgcagccatccacttccttatgtctgaaacacattcttctagcaagggcaattttggggcttcaccatgtttaattgaaatgtacagctgtgtgtcatccgcatagcagtgaaagttaacattatgttttcgaataacatccccaagaggtaaaatatatagtgaaaacaatagtggtcctaaaacggaaccttgaggaacaccgaaatttacagttgatttgtcagaggacagaccattcacagagacaaactgatatctttccgacagataagatctaaaccaggccagaacttgtccgtgtagaccaatttgggtttccaatctctccaaaagaatgtggtgatcgatggtatcaaaagcagcactaaggtctaggagcacgaggacagatgcagagcctcggtccgatgccattaaaatgtcatataTGTTACTGTTCTATTGTGTAACTATAATGttatatttttctattatttactgttttttttattttataattatAATTAACGAATGAGAATATGTTTCcctttttacaacaattgtttcaCTTTTGATTTCCTCAAGTCGGTTTCACAATATCCTGTAAATTGACCCACTCTGGGGAAGCCCGATGTTGTTTTTACCCTTTCTTTTGACTGGTTTTAACGTGTCTGACAGCAGCATGAGACAGGGTTTCCCACTCTGTCCCAGGCATCCCAGGCTTGAGTTAATTTCTTTGTTGCAACAGGCTGTTTAGGCCCTTGGCAGGCCTGATGACACACACAGCCATGGTTAATCGATATCCATCTGAATACTCCACTATTTATTTTACTAAGAGAGGACTgtagtgagaaagagagatgtttTTAGGGTTGCATGGTGTGTGACGCACTAATCCTTTGTTTTCAATGCTAAACATTATCATACGAGTCAATACATGTATTTTAAATACAATGGGCTATTTTTGACCAGATTATGTAATGTAAATGAGTTGTAAAAAAATATCCTGAAActgtcaagtttggacacacctactcattcaaaggtttttctaaATGTGTTAtaattgtctacattgtagaataatagtgaatagaccaaaactatgaaatagcacatatggaatcatgtagtaagcaaaaaagtgttaaactaatcaaaatgtcacagttttgaagtcttcactaatattattatacaatataattgtagaaaatagtaaatataatatatatataatgtagaaaatagtaaaaatatagaaaaacccttgattgagtaggtgtgtacaaactttgtactggtactgtatatatatgtgatACAGAACAAATTTGACATGGAATGGTACAGAAGAACTGACATGGAATGGTACAGAAGAACTGACATGAAATGGTACAGAAGAACTGACATGGAATGGTACAGAAGAACTGACATGGAATGGTACAGAAGAACTGACATGGAATGGTACAGAAGAACTGACATGGAATGGTACAGAAGAACTGACATGGAATGGTACAGAAGAACTGACATGGAATATTCATGACAGAACTTGACCCTATTTGTATTTTGGTTAAGCTGAATGTCTGGTTTCCAATTTTTTTAGCACAAAACACAATTTTAACCACTTTTCCTCCTTCCTGTTTTCAATTATGACCATACATGTTTTGGTTTTGTTTCACTGTGTGATATTTCACCACTTGTTTTCTATGAGATATGGAGGACAGAGAAATCATGTGGCAGTAGCAGCAACACACCAAACTCAAGATATGACCTGCTTCCTGTTTCTCTTCCTGTATCAGCTAAAGTTGATTATACTTTTCTCTTCTTGCTAAAAGGTGGTAGAGGCAAGCTGTTCAGTTGGACTGAGTGATGCTGTCCATTTAAGTCTTGTCACTCAATATTGTTGATGATTAAGTAAAGCTAACTAAAGGCTGAAGTGCTTATGAAGCTCTTGAATGGAACAAGTGAACGTTTTTGTTGCTACTGTATGTCCTTCTAGAATAAACATTTAGGTGCACAGATGCTGTAGTAAAGCAgagaagggacaggaagagaggcagACTGTCTCTTCGTCATCTTGGGTGGTGACTTCTCATATCGTTCTTCACTCctgtgttatatattttttttattgtgtgcAAAGCCCTTTGGTACAAAGCTTTGTCACCCCATGTTGGTAAGCTTTACTTGGCTTCCTGCCACAGTAAAAGTATGTATTTTTCAGCTGAAATCACAGAGAATTTGGGTAATTATGTTATCTTTTTGCAGACACTCTTTTCCAGAGTAATTAGGGttatgtgccttgctcaagggtacatctgactattttttttttaacctagtCTCCACagagattcaaaccagcgaccttccGGTTACCGGTGcaacactcttaactgctaggctaccagGCTACCAGTTTAGTGAGGTGAAATGTTCAGAATGTTTATAGATAGACATGTAATGTATAGAGCTGACACAATTCCCCATTCTACATGCCAGACAATCATACATGTTTTGTCAGGGCCCGGTTACAAACCCGGGTCTCcggagtgagaaacagtcacttaacctactgagccacgaatagtcggcagaacccagaagatgaggcagacacagcagtacttgagacggtgtatttaatgaagtaaaaagagaagtccttcaggaaaacatgtaactccacaacctcaaaaggaattccacaagaacaaaggtaatcctccaagacaaaaaaggtaaatccacaaggtggtaggagtagcataaaaagcctcaaaagatactcaaaaataaataaacaagaacaaaaacagaattccacaagCGAGTCCACTGGGATCAACAAGAGTTCACAGAATActagggctgggtgctaacatacaaacacagagcaaagaactgaggaaaactaagggtttaaatacaatcaggggaaacgaggcacaggtgcaaataataatggggatcaagggaaaacaaaaggtcaaaaagcacaatgggggcatctagtgaccaaaaaccggaacaaccctggccaaatcctgacatgTTTATGATTGTTCTTTGATGTTCAATCATCCTGAACAGGCCCTTGTTGGTGGTGTGGCTAAATCTCTGCTGATCTGGGTCTGGCTTCCTCTAGGGGTTTTCGTTTTTGGTGTACAGACATCTATTAACCAACCATTAAAAGACAGAGATTCTGAATGATAGTATAACGAATTAAACTTTATTCAGTATTTCACTATGGTTCCTTGAAATTGTAACCTGTCATAGGATACTGTGCATTTTTGTAATGAAAAAATATACATCAAATCATTGCATGTGTCAGTAATAACAAATGCATTAACTATAACAGAGCACATATGCCAGTTATCATTTTATAACAAAACGTAAAGCAGGTAAGTAAAATTATAAATGACAAGCTTAAAACTCATAAGATATTGTTCATACTCTAAAAAAGTGTATATCATTTTGTAATCACTTTATTATTTTTTAGTTGTGTACAACTGATTTACTTATGTGTAACTTCATTATAGGCCCCATTATTTACAAAGAGTTTCTTTAATAGGCAATAATTCTACAAAATTGGGAAAATTGGGAAAAGATGATGGTGAAACAGTGCGGATCTAACAACCTTTCCTCCAGTCCAAATCTGCTGGAGGGGAAGTTGGAGTAGGCTAAAGGTCACATTGATAATCCACTTATTGAGTCAACGACAACTCAAGAGCAACAggatagagcagtgtttcctaaactcggtcctcgggataccaaggggtgcacgttttggtttttgccctaacgctacacagctgattcacatTATCATAGTTTGACGATTAGCTGATTATTTgtatcagatgtgtagtgctagggtaaaaaacaaaacatgcaccaTTTGGGGTCCTTAGGACATAGTTTGGGAGACCTTGGGATAGAGAGATAAGTCCTTAATAGATGGCAGAGGTGTGGGAGGTGTCTCCAGACTCAGACCACATGGAGCTCCTCCGGCTGGCAGTCTGCAGCCTGACTCCACTCTTCAGCTTGCAGCCCAGGGACCTCAGCATGTCCAGCAGGTGGTGCCGGAACTTCACCCCCACGAAGGAGTAGAGCACAGGGTTGAGGCTGCAGTGCAGGTAGCCCAGAGAGGAGGTGGCCGTCAGGGAGATGTCCAGGGCTTTATGGCTCTCGCAGTTGACCTCCAGGGTGTTGTTGGAGTAGAGGGTGTCCACCATTAGGGTGATGTTGTAGGGCGTCCAGCAGAGGAAGAAGACCAGCACCAGGGCCAGGATGACCCGGACGGCCCTCTGCTTCTGGAGGCCCTGGGAGCCACGCTGCAGCCGCAGCAGGATGCAGGAGTAGCAGAAGAGCAGCACGGCAGATGGGAGGAGGAAGCCCACTGTATGGTAGAGCAGGCGGGAGGCCAGGCGCCAGTCAAAcccagactgggagagagacaggtagttgTGGACACACTCCTGTTTGTCTCGTCTGGTGTCCATCACAGACTCCAGGAAGTGCCAGTCGGTCCAAATGAAACGAACACTCCCAACTCGCTGTCATAGTTTTAACATTGTTTTTCC
Protein-coding regions in this window:
- the LOC139396844 gene encoding C-X-C chemokine receptor type 3-like, whose amino-acid sequence is MTSLLLIPRFVPFDSVLRLKPPVREGRVGSVRFIWTDWHFLESVMDTRRDKQECVHNYLSLSQSGFDWRLASRLLYHTVGFLLPSAVLLFCYSCILLRLQRGSQGLQKQRAVRVILALVLVFFLCWTPYNITLMVDTLYSNNTLEVNCESHKALDISLTATSSLGYLHCSLNPVLYSFVGVKFRHHLLDMLRSLGCKLKSGVRLQTASRRSSMWSESGDTSHTSAIY